The following coding sequences lie in one Peribacillus frigoritolerans genomic window:
- a CDS encoding DUF6366 family protein, producing MQENKETPERKRERLRQEELKRNPTGSLNDAFNKANSGGLADLVGSLGWKGTGILILVIIIGFIFVSLFFK from the coding sequence GTGCAAGAAAACAAAGAAACTCCTGAACGAAAAAGAGAGAGATTAAGACAAGAAGAATTAAAAAGAAATCCGACTGGTAGTTTGAATGATGCTTTTAATAAAGCAAACAGTGGCGGTCTTGCTGATTTAGTAGGAAGTTTAGGTTGGAAAGGTACGGGAATTCTCATTCTTGTAATCATTATTGGCTTTATTTTTGTATCACTTTTCTTCAAGTAA
- a CDS encoding YxiJ family protein: MENILKQLSDIKKELEKPFPYRDMDKIQEDFRTEFCNLSVEEDCLTGDFNTYCMNIAGTLSYILVGKLNEIPQGQIEMIHLSFFDLFKKYRFFEDKIGNFNDFSQEYKNYEETRELLLQLLCK, encoded by the coding sequence ATGGAGAATATCTTAAAACAACTATCTGATATTAAAAAGGAATTGGAAAAGCCGTTTCCATATAGAGATATGGACAAAATACAAGAAGATTTTCGAACAGAGTTTTGTAATTTATCAGTTGAAGAGGACTGTCTAACAGGTGATTTTAATACTTACTGTATGAATATAGCAGGAACTCTAAGTTATATTTTAGTAGGTAAATTGAATGAAATCCCTCAAGGTCAGATTGAAATGATACATCTTTCCTTCTTTGATTTATTTAAAAAGTATAGATTTTTTGAAGACAAAATAGGGAACTTTAACGATTTTTCACAAGAATATAAAAACTATGAAGAGACAAGGGAATTATTATTACAGTTGCTATGTAAATAA
- a CDS encoding LysR family transcriptional regulator yields MDLHSLKIFHSVAKMGSISQAARELQYAQSNITMKIQQLESDLQTTLFYRHNRGTALTDKGSMLLTYTEKIFDLIEETKNMMNDDQTPRGPLIIGSMETTAAVRLPVLFSKYHKDFPEVDLTLKTGSTEQNIQAVLQNELDGAFVAGPINHPDLIQKEVFEEELMLITDTVHPPISSIKDIQTRTLLVFHAGCAYREKFELWLQQEKMIPNKIMEFGTIDGIIGCVAAGLGISMLPQSVVSKQVQEGIIRQHSIPNGKVRTVFIYRKDKYVPASLEKFINLLSEEEELINKIEG; encoded by the coding sequence TTGGATTTGCACTCATTAAAAATTTTCCACAGTGTTGCTAAGATGGGAAGCATTTCTCAAGCAGCAAGAGAACTTCAATATGCACAGTCAAATATCACGATGAAAATACAGCAGTTGGAATCGGATCTTCAAACAACTCTTTTTTATAGACATAATCGTGGCACTGCATTAACTGACAAAGGAAGCATGTTGCTAACATATACAGAAAAAATATTCGATCTTATAGAAGAGACCAAAAATATGATGAATGATGATCAAACACCCAGAGGTCCGTTAATTATTGGTTCAATGGAAACAACCGCAGCAGTTCGCTTACCAGTCTTGTTTTCAAAGTATCACAAAGATTTTCCAGAGGTTGATTTAACTTTAAAAACAGGCTCCACTGAACAAAATATTCAAGCAGTCCTTCAGAATGAACTTGATGGAGCATTTGTGGCTGGACCCATTAATCATCCAGATCTCATTCAGAAAGAAGTATTCGAAGAAGAACTAATGCTCATTACAGATACAGTTCATCCTCCTATATCTTCTATCAAAGATATTCAAACAAGGACGCTGCTTGTATTTCATGCAGGATGTGCTTATCGGGAAAAGTTTGAACTATGGCTACAACAAGAGAAGATGATACCCAATAAGATAATGGAATTTGGCACTATAGATGGGATCATCGGTTGTGTAGCAGCTGGTCTAGGTATAAGTATGCTTCCGCAAAGTGTTGTTTCAAAACAGGTACAAGAAGGAATCATTCGACAACACTCAATTCCGAATGGAAAAGTTAGGACAGTTTTCATTTATCGAAAAGATAAGTATGTACCTGCATCCTTAGAAAAATTTATAAATTTGTTGAGTGAAGAGGAGGAACTAATTAATAAAATAGAGGGGTAA
- a CDS encoding tautomerase family protein translates to MPLLRFDLVEGRNEETLKKLLDSAHHAMVEAFQVPESDRYQIVHQHPPHELIIEDTGLGFKRSRDLVIISIVSKKRTVKQKETLYSLLAHKLESDCGISPQDLMVSITENSDADWSFGRGEAQFLTGSL, encoded by the coding sequence ATGCCATTATTACGTTTTGATTTAGTAGAAGGAAGAAACGAAGAAACTTTAAAGAAATTATTGGATTCGGCTCACCATGCGATGGTGGAAGCTTTCCAAGTGCCTGAAAGTGACCGTTATCAAATAGTTCATCAGCACCCGCCGCATGAGCTAATAATCGAGGATACCGGACTGGGGTTTAAAAGAAGCAGAGACCTAGTAATCATTAGTATTGTAAGTAAAAAAAGAACTGTAAAACAGAAAGAAACCTTATACTCACTTCTTGCTCATAAACTTGAATCGGACTGTGGGATTTCTCCACAGGACTTGATGGTTTCTATAACAGAAAACAGCGATGCTGACTGGAGTTTTGGACGAGGGGAAGCACAGTTTCTAACAGGTTCATTATAG
- a CDS encoding YbfB/YjiJ family MFS transporter, translating to MKNQTYHFLIGGIFSLIIAMGIGRFAYTPILPLMQKELSLSNTAAGYIATSNYAGYLLGAILASAIPFKKYRTILLRISLIISILTTALMGLTYSNSLWNGLRFLSGFASAFVLVLASGIVLDKLATIRKTSWSGMFYGGVGLGIFLSSLMIPSLNHLFRWEGTWIGLAIVSGILAIFVWIWLDETPNVVEKKNKRDMIGKVPPSKWLIWLIIAYGLEGLGYIVTGTFIVAIAEKTSSFHNGATLVWMMVGLAAIPSCLIWSLLAKKWGFIKSLVLAMALQSFGIAMPAFWMSKTSFVISALLFGATFMGITTLATTLGREMNPSDSSRTIGILSAIYAIGQLIGPALAGVLSSFTHDFNAAFIGAACVVFFGAILLSSGIHFEINPNVHPYNIKKTEEN from the coding sequence TTGAAGAATCAAACTTATCATTTTTTAATAGGGGGAATATTTTCTTTAATCATTGCTATGGGGATTGGAAGATTTGCATATACTCCCATTCTTCCTCTTATGCAAAAAGAACTTTCTTTATCAAATACAGCTGCTGGTTATATAGCAACCAGTAATTACGCAGGATATTTGCTTGGAGCAATTTTAGCAAGTGCCATTCCTTTTAAGAAGTATAGAACCATTTTGTTAAGAATAAGTCTAATCATCAGTATCTTAACCACTGCCCTAATGGGTCTCACATACTCTAATTCACTTTGGAATGGACTTCGCTTTCTCTCAGGATTTGCCAGTGCTTTTGTATTGGTCTTAGCCTCCGGTATCGTGTTAGATAAACTTGCAACTATAAGAAAAACCAGTTGGTCGGGGATGTTTTATGGGGGAGTAGGTTTGGGAATCTTTTTATCAAGTCTAATGATTCCGAGTTTAAACCATTTATTTCGGTGGGAAGGAACATGGATAGGACTAGCTATTGTGAGTGGAATTCTTGCTATCTTTGTATGGATCTGGCTCGATGAAACCCCCAACGTCGTCGAGAAGAAAAATAAACGAGATATGATTGGAAAAGTGCCCCCCTCTAAATGGCTTATATGGTTGATTATTGCGTATGGTTTAGAAGGATTGGGTTACATTGTTACAGGAACGTTTATCGTAGCTATCGCTGAAAAGACCTCATCCTTTCATAATGGTGCCACCTTAGTTTGGATGATGGTGGGATTGGCTGCGATTCCATCCTGTCTTATCTGGTCTTTACTAGCTAAAAAATGGGGATTCATTAAATCTTTAGTGCTTGCAATGGCTCTGCAATCCTTCGGTATTGCGATGCCAGCCTTTTGGATGTCAAAAACTAGTTTTGTCATTAGTGCTTTATTATTTGGAGCCACCTTTATGGGTATCACCACCCTGGCTACAACATTGGGACGAGAAATGAATCCATCTGATAGCAGTCGGACTATTGGCATTCTCTCTGCTATTTATGCTATTGGACAGTTGATAGGACCAGCCCTTGCTGGAGTCTTATCATCATTCACACATGATTTTAATGCTGCTTTTATTGGCGCAGCGTGTGTTGTCTTCTTTGGGGCAATTTTGCTTTCAAGTGGGATTCATTTCGAGATCAACCCTAACGTTCATCCATACAATATAAAAAAAACAGAAGAGAATTAA
- a CDS encoding NAD(P)H-dependent flavin oxidoreductase codes for MLNNEMMKHLKIKNPIIQAPMAGGITTSNLVAEVSNAGGLGMIGAGYQTPIQTREQIREIRQLTSNPFGINLFVPNEFNVTPDAVQSANQLLHTIRKQLNLEQTDSFDIPEYKKIYESFIEQVKVVIEENVSICSFTFGIPPKEVMDELKQHNITLIGTATTVREAVANEKAGMDMVVMQGSEAGGHRGNFIDGHQESLVGLMSLIPQAVDNVSIPVIAAGGIMDGRGLMASLCLGAQGVQMGTAFLTCIESGAHKVHKEAILNADEDQTTFTRAFSGKWARGIKNKFIADMSDHELLVPDFPVQNLLTQEIRKTCSGQNNQDFMSLWSGQSPRLAKNQSVVSLMKNIITEAKKINLL; via the coding sequence ATGTTAAATAATGAAATGATGAAGCATTTGAAGATTAAGAATCCTATTATACAAGCTCCTATGGCTGGCGGGATCACCACTTCGAATTTAGTGGCCGAGGTATCCAATGCTGGGGGACTTGGAATGATCGGAGCAGGCTATCAGACACCAATACAAACGAGAGAGCAGATTAGAGAAATCAGGCAGTTAACTTCAAACCCTTTTGGCATCAATCTATTCGTGCCAAACGAATTTAACGTAACGCCTGACGCAGTCCAGTCAGCTAACCAGCTTTTACACACCATTCGTAAGCAATTAAATTTAGAACAAACAGACAGCTTTGACATTCCTGAGTATAAAAAAATTTATGAAAGCTTCATTGAACAAGTTAAGGTTGTCATTGAAGAGAATGTATCTATTTGTTCCTTTACATTTGGGATTCCTCCTAAGGAAGTGATGGATGAATTAAAACAGCATAACATCACTCTTATAGGAACAGCTACAACGGTAAGGGAAGCAGTTGCAAATGAAAAAGCGGGAATGGATATGGTTGTTATGCAAGGCAGTGAAGCTGGCGGGCACCGCGGGAACTTTATTGATGGTCATCAGGAGAGCCTAGTAGGTTTAATGTCACTTATTCCGCAGGCTGTTGACAATGTAAGCATACCTGTTATTGCTGCGGGCGGAATTATGGATGGAAGAGGATTAATGGCTTCACTCTGCTTAGGAGCACAAGGTGTACAAATGGGCACAGCTTTCTTGACTTGTATAGAAAGTGGGGCACACAAGGTACATAAAGAAGCCATTTTGAATGCTGATGAAGACCAGACAACCTTTACCCGCGCCTTTTCTGGTAAATGGGCAAGAGGTATTAAAAACAAATTTATTGCAGATATGTCGGATCATGAATTGCTTGTACCCGATTTTCCTGTTCAAAACCTATTAACTCAAGAAATTAGAAAAACGTGCAGTGGACAGAATAATCAAGACTTCATGTCACTCTGGTCTGGCCAGAGCCCAAGATTAGCTAAAAATCAATCTGTTGTATCATTAATGAAAAATATTATTACAGAAGCAAAAAAAATAAATCTATTATGA
- a CDS encoding SMI1/KNR4 family protein, which yields MLDAEINLNINLPKEYIELLKIQNGRYLKYKALPVSFKNSYADDRIAVDFLFGIKENEGIYKSKYPLNEWGIKEKDFVTISGDGHTWLVLDYRKNKDEPEITFIDTEENKISVIFKTFKEFVQIHWWI from the coding sequence ATCCTTGATGCTGAAATAAATTTAAACATTAATCTCCCAAAAGAATATATTGAACTATTAAAAATTCAAAATGGGCGATATTTAAAATACAAGGCATTACCAGTGAGTTTTAAAAATTCCTACGCTGATGATCGTATTGCTGTAGACTTTCTGTTTGGAATTAAAGAGAATGAAGGAATTTATAAATCAAAATACCCTCTTAATGAATGGGGAATTAAAGAAAAAGATTTTGTAACAATCTCCGGAGATGGACACACGTGGCTTGTATTAGATTATAGAAAAAATAAAGATGAACCAGAAATAACATTTATTGACACTGAAGAGAACAAAATTTCCGTTATCTTTAAGACTTTTAAAGAATTTGTCCAAATACATTGGTGGATATGA
- a CDS encoding HNH endonuclease, whose translation MLKGFVWHHHQQRGLMQLFDKSI comes from the coding sequence ATCCTTAAGGGCTTTGTTTGGCACCATCATCAACAAAGAGGGCTAATGCAATTATTCGATAAGTCAATTTGA
- a CDS encoding cupin domain-containing protein, with the protein MVSYMDYTSPSTQYFFDINKSNLMKKDNQNYINVLGIKQLNTLENVSLLDIYLSTDNVVEPHYHQNAAELVYCISGAATVSLLNPFTKQIQNYPIKPGQVANVPQGWWHYEVANTDNTHLLAIFNAPTPEVILGSDILKLTPANIMAHTYCMDENQWKKAIAPVQPSTFIGPPANCHRAAEEDMQQYPQYNNSYGNQMYTAPAYNYHYQPNPPYYY; encoded by the coding sequence ATGGTCTCCTATATGGACTATACTTCACCATCCACACAATACTTTTTCGATATTAATAAAAGCAATTTAATGAAAAAAGACAATCAAAACTATATAAATGTATTAGGCATCAAACAATTGAACACACTCGAAAATGTTTCATTATTAGATATTTACCTTAGTACAGACAATGTCGTAGAACCGCATTATCACCAAAATGCAGCAGAGCTCGTGTATTGCATTTCTGGAGCGGCAACCGTTTCATTACTGAATCCTTTTACAAAGCAAATACAAAATTATCCCATTAAACCCGGTCAAGTAGCCAACGTCCCACAAGGTTGGTGGCATTATGAAGTGGCTAATACGGATAATACTCATTTGCTCGCCATTTTTAATGCACCAACACCTGAGGTGATCCTCGGTTCCGATATCTTGAAATTGACGCCTGCAAATATTATGGCACATACTTATTGCATGGATGAAAACCAATGGAAAAAAGCAATTGCACCGGTTCAGCCATCAACATTCATCGGTCCGCCAGCCAACTGCCATCGAGCGGCCGAAGAAGACATGCAGCAATATCCGCAATATAATAATTCCTATGGTAACCAAATGTATACTGCCCCGGCATACAATTATCATTACCAGCCAAATCCCCCATATTATTATTGA
- a CDS encoding OPT family oligopeptide transporter translates to MSNNSKESKFVPYVSASKSLPELTATAIILGIILAIVFGAANAYLGLLIGLTVSASIPAAVISMAILRGVFRRDSILENNIVQTMTTAGEAIGAGAVFTIPALFMWDMDVSQAFIIFVVLTGGFLGVFMMVPLRQLLIVREHETLPYPEGTACAEVLKSGEKGGTSAKLIGAGLVIGGVVKGLGDGFKLFKTEVETGITNFKNAVVGLDAFPSLLGVGYIIGPRVAGQMLGGGLLAWVVLIPAISFFGGSNGTAIFPSDVPIGELDAWGIWDNYIRYIGAGAVATGGLITLIKTLPILFSSVFDTLKGVKANKGQLKSGSIRTEQDIPAKYVWLGTIIVILIIAFTPITDVGIIGAIAIAIFGFLFVTVASRVVGIVGSSSSPVSGMTIATLLIVAIVYKATGFTGTTGMVAALTVAAIICTALAVSGDVSQDLKTGYIVGGTPWKQQVAMMIGVVASASVIGFILVLMDNAYTMGSAELPAPKAALMKILAEGVLGGDLPWTLIFIGAAISITLEFFGLNSLVVAVGIYLPVHTSAPIMIGGFIRFFVEFFSKTKEALKARVDRGVLFASGLIAGESLIGVLIAILIAAGVQVPAAAKLASNLLPFLLFLALAGLLWFVSSKGKKEDAS, encoded by the coding sequence TTGTCGAACAATTCAAAAGAGAGTAAATTCGTCCCGTACGTCTCTGCATCTAAATCTCTACCGGAATTGACTGCAACTGCAATCATTCTAGGGATCATTCTTGCAATCGTATTCGGGGCGGCAAATGCATACTTAGGCCTACTTATTGGTTTAACTGTCTCTGCTTCAATACCCGCGGCGGTAATTTCAATGGCTATTTTAAGAGGGGTTTTTCGCAGGGATTCAATATTAGAAAACAATATTGTGCAAACGATGACCACGGCAGGTGAGGCTATTGGTGCCGGTGCTGTATTTACCATTCCAGCATTATTCATGTGGGACATGGACGTGAGTCAAGCATTCATCATTTTCGTTGTTTTAACTGGGGGATTTTTAGGGGTCTTCATGATGGTTCCCCTTCGCCAGCTTTTAATTGTAAGGGAACATGAAACATTACCTTATCCTGAAGGTACGGCATGTGCCGAGGTCCTAAAGTCAGGAGAAAAGGGTGGTACAAGCGCGAAACTAATCGGAGCCGGTTTGGTTATCGGCGGTGTGGTTAAAGGGCTTGGTGATGGGTTTAAGCTTTTCAAGACAGAGGTTGAAACAGGAATCACGAATTTTAAAAATGCGGTGGTTGGTCTTGATGCCTTTCCTTCCCTTTTGGGTGTAGGTTATATTATTGGACCTCGTGTTGCAGGACAAATGCTAGGTGGGGGTTTATTAGCCTGGGTTGTTCTAATACCGGCCATCAGCTTTTTTGGCGGAAGCAATGGAACAGCCATTTTCCCTTCTGATGTACCGATCGGTGAATTGGATGCATGGGGAATTTGGGATAATTATATACGCTACATTGGTGCTGGTGCCGTTGCAACTGGCGGATTGATCACATTGATCAAAACATTACCAATACTTTTCAGTTCAGTTTTCGATACTCTTAAAGGTGTAAAAGCCAATAAAGGGCAACTAAAATCAGGTTCGATCCGTACAGAACAAGACATACCGGCTAAATACGTTTGGCTGGGAACGATCATCGTTATTTTAATCATTGCTTTCACACCTATCACGGATGTAGGAATCATCGGTGCGATTGCAATTGCGATTTTTGGGTTTTTATTCGTGACAGTAGCTTCAAGGGTTGTTGGGATCGTCGGAAGTTCTTCTTCCCCAGTCTCAGGAATGACGATAGCTACACTATTGATTGTAGCGATTGTCTATAAAGCTACTGGTTTTACTGGTACGACGGGGATGGTAGCCGCTTTAACCGTCGCTGCGATCATTTGTACGGCACTTGCGGTTTCAGGTGATGTTTCTCAAGATCTAAAAACAGGATATATCGTCGGCGGAACACCATGGAAACAACAAGTTGCCATGATGATCGGTGTTGTTGCATCAGCTTCTGTCATTGGTTTTATCCTGGTTCTGATGGATAACGCATATACGATGGGATCTGCAGAACTGCCTGCACCTAAAGCGGCACTGATGAAAATACTTGCTGAAGGTGTTCTTGGAGGAGACTTACCTTGGACACTCATCTTTATCGGTGCGGCTATTTCGATCACATTAGAATTTTTCGGTCTAAATTCACTTGTTGTTGCTGTCGGCATATACTTGCCGGTTCATACTAGTGCCCCAATCATGATCGGTGGATTTATTCGTTTCTTCGTTGAGTTCTTCTCGAAAACAAAAGAAGCGCTTAAAGCACGGGTTGATAGAGGTGTATTATTTGCATCTGGTTTAATAGCGGGTGAATCATTGATTGGTGTACTTATTGCCATATTGATCGCAGCAGGTGTCCAAGTTCCGGCTGCGGCTAAATTAGCCAGCAATTTGCTACCTTTCCTACTATTCCTTGCTCTAGCTGGATTGCTATGGTTCGTATCCAGCAAAGGGAAAAAAGAAGATGCTTCGTAA
- a CDS encoding SDR family NAD(P)-dependent oxidoreductase has protein sequence MGRVQGKVALVTGGASGIGLSISTLMAKEGAKVVIADFNETGAKEAAENIKKQGGEAAGVFLDAGQADSIQAAVDFTIEQYGTVTVLVNNVGLTNLHKDLDVVNLDLEEWDRLMDVNLKSVLLGSRFAIPHMIKAGGGSIINTASMAGFTGDSVRSAYGASKAGVVNLTRYIAAQYGKDHIRCNGVAPGLILTPAAKNNMPPAVLDIFAKFNALPYHGEADDIGYTVLFLASDESKFITGQTIQVEGGHYMANPSISDFNDYVTKAKSK, from the coding sequence ATGGGAAGAGTACAAGGTAAAGTAGCATTAGTGACAGGTGGAGCTTCAGGTATAGGCTTATCCATATCCACACTAATGGCTAAAGAAGGTGCAAAAGTCGTGATTGCTGATTTTAACGAAACAGGAGCGAAAGAAGCGGCTGAAAACATTAAAAAACAAGGTGGGGAAGCGGCTGGAGTATTCTTGGATGCTGGACAAGCTGATTCCATCCAGGCAGCAGTCGACTTTACCATTGAACAATATGGAACGGTTACGGTACTTGTTAATAATGTGGGTTTAACTAACCTGCATAAAGATCTGGATGTCGTGAATTTAGATTTGGAAGAATGGGACCGACTTATGGATGTGAATTTAAAAAGTGTGTTATTGGGAAGCAGGTTTGCAATTCCTCACATGATTAAAGCAGGAGGAGGGTCGATAATCAATACGGCCTCCATGGCTGGATTTACAGGTGACTCCGTACGATCTGCATATGGTGCGTCCAAAGCGGGGGTAGTGAATTTGACCCGTTATATCGCTGCACAGTATGGTAAAGATCATATTCGTTGTAATGGAGTGGCACCGGGCCTTATTTTAACTCCTGCAGCGAAAAATAATATGCCTCCGGCCGTACTCGATATTTTTGCCAAATTTAATGCATTGCCATATCATGGAGAAGCGGATGATATCGGTTATACCGTACTATTCCTTGCATCTGATGAGTCCAAATTCATTACAGGTCAGACGATCCAAGTGGAAGGCGGTCATTATATGGCCAACCCAAGCATCTCTGATTTTAATGATTATGTAACTAAAGCAAAATCCAAATAA
- a CDS encoding methyltransferase, whose product MEETNYDEMLNIKTEGEQKKFNDSLHYHRYEPTPYSALEHLFKKYALKRNDRIVDFGCGKGRLNFFIHHLYQSSVVGVEMNENFYKEAIENLNDYVKKRKNIDGNIEFHCCLAEEYDIDTKDNRFYFFNPFSVQIFMKIINNILLSFEKEPRQIELILFYASQDYIFFLENQTAFELKDEVMLPGLTESNPSEKFVIYQLLI is encoded by the coding sequence ATGGAAGAAACGAATTATGACGAAATGCTGAACATCAAAACGGAAGGTGAACAAAAAAAATTCAATGATTCCTTGCATTACCACCGATACGAACCTACGCCTTACAGCGCATTAGAACATTTATTCAAAAAATATGCACTGAAAAGAAATGATCGCATTGTGGATTTTGGATGCGGTAAAGGCCGCTTGAATTTTTTCATCCATCATTTATATCAATCATCTGTGGTTGGCGTGGAGATGAATGAAAATTTCTATAAAGAAGCGATCGAGAATCTGAATGACTACGTGAAGAAAAGGAAAAACATCGATGGCAATATAGAATTCCACTGCTGTTTGGCGGAAGAATATGATATCGATACGAAAGACAATCGCTTTTATTTCTTTAACCCGTTTTCGGTACAGATCTTCATGAAAATCATCAATAACATATTGCTTTCCTTTGAAAAAGAACCGCGCCAAATCGAACTGATATTATTTTATGCTTCACAGGATTATATTTTTTTCCTCGAAAATCAAACCGCCTTCGAGCTGAAAGACGAGGTGATGTTACCTGGCCTGACAGAATCTAATCCTTCTGAAAAATTCGTCATATACCAATTGTTAATTTGA
- a CDS encoding alpha/beta fold hydrolase: protein MKKVIKYILVSIIALMIIAFGGFYIWSEQTYKPSDELYALVGKRNITKENGFVTFEPTKTKKVGIVLYPGAKVEPEAYGYYAKELSKEGYTVVIPDVRFNFALFDKNKAVEAKDAYPAVEKWYVAGHSLGGVAASAYAYENPKEVEGIILLGSYPSNSNDFSKMKVPMLSLYAEHDGLSTLEKIEETKHLLSKEANMHKIAGGNHGQFGVYGKQKGDNEATISAKKQQEEMIVVTKKWLNQNGE, encoded by the coding sequence ATGAAAAAAGTTATTAAATATATTCTCGTTAGTATAATTGCATTAATGATTATCGCTTTCGGCGGCTTTTACATATGGTCAGAACAAACATACAAACCATCAGATGAATTGTATGCGTTAGTTGGAAAGAGGAATATAACAAAGGAAAATGGGTTTGTCACATTTGAACCAACAAAAACTAAGAAAGTGGGCATTGTCCTGTATCCAGGTGCCAAGGTTGAGCCGGAAGCATACGGATATTATGCAAAAGAATTATCGAAAGAGGGATATACAGTCGTTATCCCAGATGTGAGGTTCAATTTCGCTTTGTTTGATAAAAATAAAGCGGTGGAAGCTAAAGATGCATATCCAGCTGTGGAGAAATGGTACGTTGCTGGACACTCGTTAGGAGGAGTAGCCGCCTCCGCATATGCTTATGAAAATCCAAAAGAGGTGGAAGGGATTATCCTCCTCGGTTCATATCCCAGTAACTCAAATGACTTTTCAAAAATGAAAGTTCCTATGCTATCGTTATATGCAGAACATGATGGGCTATCTACATTAGAGAAGATTGAGGAGACAAAGCACTTACTATCTAAAGAGGCAAACATGCATAAGATAGCAGGGGGAAACCACGGTCAATTTGGAGTATACGGAAAGCAAAAGGGAGATAATGAAGCGACTATCTCGGCTAAGAAACAACAAGAAGAAATGATAGTAGTCACAAAAAAATGGCTTAATCAGAATGGGGAGTAA
- a CDS encoding GntR family transcriptional regulator, with translation MNKEAALHSIVKESIIDLIKNGEYQTNTKLPTEAEFCKIYGVSRTTVRTALQQLNVEGYIYRVQGKGTFVSENKVKQFLSSTVEKFSEQVTMQGKNPSTKVISLKVIEANATLAKLFKQNIGDPVNKLERIRYVNDIPLQYEIAFLPWYKTPGLNIEACEKSLFKVLETQFNLKVKKTVEHLEFSLADDSISDKLDVPNGSPCFSLETYTYENDGSVIEFSKTLFRADRAHFVIERNY, from the coding sequence ATGAATAAAGAAGCGGCATTGCATTCCATAGTTAAGGAATCGATTATCGATCTCATAAAAAATGGCGAATATCAAACAAATACAAAATTACCGACTGAGGCCGAATTTTGTAAAATATACGGAGTAAGCAGGACAACAGTTCGCACAGCCTTACAGCAATTGAACGTCGAAGGCTACATCTACCGTGTTCAGGGCAAAGGGACTTTCGTTTCGGAAAATAAAGTGAAGCAATTTCTTTCAAGCACGGTTGAAAAGTTTTCTGAGCAAGTCACGATGCAAGGAAAAAACCCTTCTACAAAGGTCATTAGCTTAAAGGTGATTGAAGCAAATGCTACCCTTGCCAAGCTTTTCAAACAAAATATTGGAGACCCCGTAAATAAACTGGAACGGATACGTTACGTAAACGACATCCCCCTTCAATATGAAATTGCTTTTCTCCCTTGGTATAAAACACCCGGGCTTAATATCGAAGCCTGCGAAAAATCACTCTTTAAAGTACTTGAGACACAATTCAATTTAAAAGTAAAAAAAACGGTCGAACACTTGGAGTTTTCACTTGCCGACGATTCCATTTCTGACAAATTGGACGTACCGAACGGCTCACCTTGTTTTTCATTGGAAACTTACACATATGAGAATGACGGATCGGTCATTGAATTCTCAAAAACTCTCTTTAGAGCCGATCGTGCGCACTTTGTCATCGAGCGAAACTATTGA
- a CDS encoding PTS sugar transporter subunit IIB translates to MNILLCCSAGMSTSLLVTKMEESAKKQGVECHIWAVGSTEVNNEIDKADVILLGPQVRYLLSKLQEAGKEKGIPVATINPMFYGLCNGEEVLKQATTLIKGE, encoded by the coding sequence ATGAATATCTTATTATGTTGTTCTGCAGGGATGTCTACTAGTTTATTAGTTACCAAGATGGAGGAAAGTGCTAAAAAACAAGGGGTAGAGTGTCATATATGGGCGGTTGGTTCTACAGAAGTGAACAATGAAATAGATAAGGCGGATGTGATTTTATTAGGTCCTCAGGTTAGATATCTTCTTTCCAAGCTACAGGAAGCGGGGAAAGAAAAGGGAATTCCAGTCGCAACCATCAATCCAATGTTCTATGGACTATGTAATGGTGAAGAAGTGCTAAAACAAGCCACTACTTTAATAAAAGGAGAATAA